Proteins encoded within one genomic window of Setaria italica strain Yugu1 chromosome IV, Setaria_italica_v2.0, whole genome shotgun sequence:
- the LOC101760699 gene encoding AP-1 complex subunit sigma-1 — protein MINFVLLISRQGKVRLTKWYSPYTQKERTKVIRELSGLIITRGPKLCNFVEWRGYKVVYRRYASLYFCMCIDADDNELEVLEIIHHFVEILDRYFGSVCELDLIFNFHKAYYILDEILIAGELQESSKKNVARLIAAQDSLVEAAKEEASSISNIIAQATK, from the exons ATG ATTAATTTCGTGCTCCTGATCAGCCGCCAGGGCAAGGTTAGGCTCACCAAGTGGTATTCGCCATACACCCAGAAGGAGAGGACCAAG GTTATTCGTGAGCTCAGTGGACTCATTATTACACGAGGGCCCAAACTCTGCAACTTTGTCGAGTGGAGAGGTTACAAAGTCGTATACAGgag GTATGCCAGCCTGTATTTCTGCATGTGCATTGATGCTGATGACAATGAGCTCGAAGTCCTTGAAATCATCCACCATTTCGTTGAGATACTCGACCGCTATTTTGGCAGT GTATGTGAACTGGATTTGATATTCAACTTCCACAAG GCCTACTACATACTGGATGAAATTCTCATAGCTGGTGAGCTTCAAGAATCTAGCAAGAAGAATGTTGCAAGACTTATTGCTGCACAG GATTCGCTAGTTGAGGCTGCCAAAGAGGAAGCCAGCTCCATAAGTAACATCATTGCTCAGGCTACAAAATAA